From Flavipsychrobacter sp., a single genomic window includes:
- the upp gene encoding uracil phosphoribosyltransferase: MVTNLSDKNSILSCWINEIRNVEIQTDRMRFRRNMERIGEIAAYEISKTLTYKEVTVQTPLGESSSLELAQQPVLATILRAGLPLHTGLLNYFDHAENAFIAAYRKHHKDGSFEIEQEYLTSPDVTGKALIIADPMLATGSSLALSIKALTDAEQPESIHVVSVIASTVGIEYLKRKFPAANLWVGAIDDELTARGYIVPGLGDAGDLSYGEKRQS; encoded by the coding sequence ATGGTTACAAATCTGAGTGATAAGAACTCTATTCTCTCCTGCTGGATCAACGAAATACGTAATGTAGAGATACAAACGGACAGAATGCGTTTCAGAAGAAATATGGAACGTATAGGCGAAATTGCCGCCTATGAGATCAGTAAAACATTGACTTACAAGGAAGTAACGGTGCAAACACCTCTTGGAGAGTCTTCTTCTCTAGAATTAGCCCAACAGCCTGTTTTAGCTACTATTTTGAGAGCTGGCTTACCTTTACACACAGGTTTGCTCAATTATTTTGACCATGCAGAGAATGCCTTTATTGCCGCTTATAGAAAGCACCATAAAGATGGCTCCTTCGAAATAGAGCAGGAATACCTCACAAGCCCTGATGTAACAGGAAAAGCACTCATAATAGCCGACCCCATGCTGGCTACAGGTTCTTCACTAGCTTTATCAATAAAAGCGCTAACAGATGCTGAGCAGCCTGAAAGCATACATGTAGTATCTGTAATAGCTAGTACTGTGGGTATTGAGTACTTAAAACGAAAATTTCCTGCCGCTAATTTATGGGTAGGCGCCATAGATGACGAACTGACAGCTAGAGGCTATATTGTGCCAGGGCTTGGGGATGCGGGCGACCTATCATATGGAGAAAAACGTCAATCGTAA